The Liolophura sinensis isolate JHLJ2023 chromosome 8, CUHK_Ljap_v2, whole genome shotgun sequence sequence tttttcttcttcttgttcTTCTTGTTACTCCTCCCCTTCGTCTGTTGTTCTGTCAGAGCCTCGTGCTCTGAGAGAAAGCTGGAGGCTCGTGTGAGAGTCGAGGCAAGCCAGGCATACAGCAGTTCATGAAGGTACCAGAAAACATAATGATACTCATATGTGGCGTACAACTCCAGCTCAAAACCAGACAGTGTGTAGTGAATCATGACCTGTAGGGTGTGGTACAACACCCAGGTGCCAAAGCAGGCCAGGTGTTGACGACTTGGGTCAGTCTTCATCAGGATGTTGTGCAGGTAAGCATCTACTTTGTCAGCTTCATCCTGAAGCGAAGCCATGTCCTCCATCAGATGAGCCCACTTGTCTCTCTGTCGAGCACGATTATGTCCTGTGATCTGGTAGATGGTACAGATTGGCCGCACAGCATGTGAAAGGAAACCATCCACATACTCTTTAGCCTGGGGGTTGTTATACAGCAATGACTTAGCAATAAGAGACGGAGGTGCTATAAAGTTTCGAATAGTGTCCTTAATGGCATCCACAACAGTAATCGTGCCGAAAATCTTCCTGCTCGGAGGTAGAAAAGTCAGTTGTAGCAGTGATCTGGACAACACACAAGGGGCTGATTTACTAAAGTCCAGGAATATCTCTAGAATGCTGTGCAGGGAGGATACTGAAGGAAGTGCACAAACCACCTTCAGTTTGTCTGCTAACTGTTCCAGGTACGACAGAGCCTCAGAGCGACTTTTAATGACAGTGTATCGAGGGAAAGTGGGTGGAAGTAGACGTTGGTTAATGATGGGTTCAAACCCCATAATTGTTGGATAGTCGTTTttggttacctccctttgttcCGGCTGAATTCCCAAAGGTTCCGTTTTCTTCATGATAGGAACGAGCTCAGTCAATTGCTCGAGAATCTTCTGTGCTTGAGGCACACCTTCACATTTGTCTTTCGTGAAAGAAATCAGCATGGACAGAAATAATCTGTAAAAGCGAATGCGGGTGTGAACCGCCACTGCCAGCTCATGCTTTTTCTCGGTGGCTGCATCTCGTTCTTCTCCAGACTTCACTCTTGTGTTTTTCAGCACACGGTTATATTCATCTTCTACTTCCTTCATCATTCCCATGACACGAACATCAGTCACGTCTCCGCACATTTTAAACCCGTATGTCATCGGCTGGAAGTCTTCCTCCTCAAACACATTAGCACGATTAATGCGGTCTCGAATCAGGTCCACAATCTTTAAGAAACACATGCTGATAGCCTTAGTACACCTGTCCTCAATAATGTAAGGATTATGCAGATATAGATTTGTAAACACAGTTTGAGCTAAAGAATGGCCTTCTAGCCAAGTTACCATGCAGGCTAAAGTGGCGTCTGTTATGCCAATCTGCTCTTCAGCAGAGAGATCCTTAATTTTGACAGTCCCTGCTTCAACAGACTTCTCTAAAGTCATGACTTTTCGTTTGATTTGGTTACACATCATGCCAGCATCCATTTTCGGGTCCATCATTTCGATGGCTGACATCGCTTCAAACAGACCAAACACTTCATCATGCATCAGTTCACCAAGCTTGAGATCTGAACATGATTCCAGAAACTCCGAAGTGATATCTTTCCAGTTGTATTTTGGCCTCACAAGCTTGTCTTCCTCGTTTTTAAGGTTGTCTTTCTCCATTTCACTGACAAGTGCGCTTCCCGGCATTTTGAGAAAAGCAACGTAGGGGCAGATAACCCAATCtcagcagaaaaacaaaattttgagaCGAATGGAAAACGGCTGCAtcagaaataaattatatttactttttatgacCAATTACCGTTCATAGTTGTAAATATGACGTTAGATGTAATATATCATTAGATTATGGGTTTATTTGGTGGGATTTACcaaatattgataaatattgtttccGTGTTGGTAACAAGTTTTATACCTTGTTCACCCAGCTAGGTTCCTTTCCGCCAGGTGTCTCTAGAAGAAGTCATGTGATTTACCTGAATAGAAAGCAGACAGCGCGATGGAGGACTCAGCAATGAAATGCATCGTTCAGAAATTCAAGACTTCATTACCATGTAGTGATGCCAAGTGTATTTTGCCTTCGTTGGCTTGTAATAAACTTGCATTTTTATCCACATGTGGGGAGTTAACAGTCGTCGATATTGCTCGTGACAACGTAGCTGGACGACATGTTATAGAGGGTGTTGAGAGGTACAGTCCAGTTTGAATGCACATCAATGCAACAGATCAGAAAAAGAACGCCTCCTAGTGACTATCACATCCGATATTTTCCTTACACTTCTTGACATTGCCTGTCTTGTTCGTCACCTAATTGTATATTGCATTTTCTACCTTGTGCTGTTTTGAAAGTAATTTAATTATAGATTGAATTTTAAAACTTAGAAAGAAAGTGGAAATTTACTCTGGTGCAGTTAAATTATACTTACCGGTAATCAAAGATctttattttcatgaattttcttTTGCATACACAGCTTTACAATGTGAGTCTGGTCAGGTGATTTCCACTGCACTTTTCCCATTAGTTTCTTCCACTTGTATTTCTGACTGTGATATCATATAAGAAAAGTATTCTTGTGTACTGGTAGAGCATAAAAGCCccaaataaaagaataaatgaatagatatACAATGATCGTGAAacctatcagataaataaattgataaatatataaatccataaataaataatatcttgCCTGCCCTCCTGAAACGACAGGTTTATTTCAAGAGTAACAGGTGAGACTAAGAGCAGGAAATCAGAACTGCATGTAGCGCAGCTGTGGTGTTGGATCCGTTACTAGATTGTAAGCTA is a genomic window containing:
- the LOC135472951 gene encoding N-alpha-acetyltransferase 35, NatC auxiliary subunit-like translates to MHDEVFGLFEAMSAIEMMDPKMDAGMMCNQIKRKVMTLEKSVEAGTVKIKDLSAEEQIGITDATLACMVTWLEGHSLAQTVFTNLYLHNPYIIEDRCTKAISMCFLKIVDLIRDRINRANVFEEEDFQPMTYGFKMCGDVTDVRVMGMMKEVEDEYNRVLKNTRVKSGEERDAATEKKHELAVAVHTRIRFYRLFLSMLISFTKDKCEGVPQAQKILEQLTELVPIMKKTEPLGIQPEQREVTKNDYPTIMGFEPIINQRLLPPTFPRYTVIKSRSEALSYLEQLADKLKVVCALPSVSSLHSILEIFLDFSKSAPCVLSRSLLQLTFLPPSRKIFGTITVVDAIKDTIRNFIAPPSLIAKSLLYNNPQAKEYVDGFLSHAVRPICTIYQITGHNRARQRDKWAHLMEDMASLQDEADKVDAYLHNILMKTDPSRQHLACFGTWVLYHTLQVMIHYTLSGFELELYATYEYHYVFWYLHELLYAWLASTLTRASSFLSEHEALTEQQTKGRSNKKNKKKKKPKPNGKELLLTQGAQQLCGGYYKALVGFRLDGKMKQPSFEFDSEEVRYTHRFSPFGNVITPPMVQYTQFCEMSDLNRYEFPLSAAEMYSMAYKCFYQAKAIYESISNPSEEVQNLIKIAKTNFVVMKLLMGGHKKDSQSPPEFEFNHSKVFPVIKI